One stretch of Flavobacterium sp. 9 DNA includes these proteins:
- a CDS encoding PH domain-containing protein gives MINDLKKFLNEEQDPKAVEKLLVKVNGLLTSGEEVEYIAVQKKPAINLSPDCIALTNKRIIFCRPRNLGLSMDFQDYAWKDILDCHMKEGIMGATFSMKTIKGNVNMLDYLPKAQARKLYQFAQQKEEEMVVFRREHDLENKRAIAGGGITVNTNIPTHQNVEQKEDPLEVLQKLKKLLESEIISQTEFDSKKTEILSKM, from the coding sequence ATGATAAACGATTTAAAAAAATTCTTGAACGAAGAACAAGACCCAAAAGCAGTTGAAAAACTATTAGTAAAAGTCAACGGATTACTTACTTCTGGTGAAGAAGTAGAATATATCGCCGTGCAAAAAAAACCGGCTATAAATTTATCTCCGGATTGTATTGCTTTAACTAATAAAAGAATCATTTTCTGCAGACCCCGAAATTTAGGATTATCGATGGATTTTCAGGATTATGCCTGGAAAGACATATTAGATTGTCACATGAAAGAAGGAATTATGGGAGCAACTTTTTCTATGAAGACTATTAAAGGAAATGTAAATATGCTCGATTATTTACCTAAGGCTCAAGCTCGAAAATTATATCAATTTGCTCAGCAAAAAGAAGAAGAAATGGTTGTTTTCAGACGTGAACATGATCTTGAAAATAAAAGAGCAATTGCTGGCGGAGGAATAACCGTAAATACAAATATACCAACTCATCAAAATGTCGAGCAAAAAGAAGATCCATTAGAAGTGCTTCAAAAACTAAAAAAATTATTAGAAAGCGAAATCATTTCACAAACAGAATTTGATTCAAAGAAAACAGAAATTTTATCTAAAATGTAA
- a CDS encoding TM2 domain-containing protein: MKSKTTAAILTFFLGGIGIHKFYLGQSGQGILYLLFCWTLIPSILAFFQFFGLLFMSDHSFNVKYNTGF; this comes from the coding sequence ATGAAAAGTAAAACAACCGCAGCAATTTTGACATTCTTTTTAGGAGGCATCGGAATCCATAAATTCTATTTAGGACAATCAGGTCAAGGTATTCTTTATCTTTTATTTTGTTGGACACTTATTCCTTCAATATTGGCCTTTTTTCAGTTTTTCGGACTTTTATTTATGTCCGATCATTCCTTTAATGTAAAATATAATACCGGATTTTAA
- a CDS encoding GH1 family beta-glucosidase: MNKVDTSFLHKDQFGQDFLWGVSTAAFQIEGAHDADGKGSSIWDVFTSQKGKIKNGHHALTACDFYNSYQNDIDLINELNIPNFRFSISWPRIMPTGTHPVNQGGIDYYNKIIDSLLASGIEPWITLYHWDLPHDLEVKGGWTNRESVSWFSEYVAVCAQYFGDRVKNWMVINEPSVFTGAGYFLGIHAPGKKGITNYLKAMHHVTLATAAGAKKLRNLIPDANIGTTFSCTHIEPFSQSPKDIEAAKRVDTLLNRTFIEPILGLGYPQADLPVLKKLNNYILEDDLNNLAFEFDFIGLQCYTREVVKSSLLIPYIGAELISAEKRNVIATDMGWEVYPPALYHVLKKFNSYNIKKIIITENGAAFPDILKNGKVYDIKRTHYIQDHLEQILKAKKDGYNVDGYFVWSLTDNFEWAEGYNARFGLIHVDFDTQQRTIKHSGLWFRDFLS; encoded by the coding sequence ATGAATAAAGTTGATACCTCATTTTTACATAAAGACCAATTTGGGCAAGATTTCTTGTGGGGTGTTTCTACCGCCGCCTTCCAAATTGAAGGTGCACATGATGCCGACGGAAAAGGTTCTTCTATCTGGGATGTTTTTACTTCTCAAAAAGGAAAAATCAAAAATGGACATCATGCCCTGACTGCTTGTGATTTCTATAATTCTTACCAGAATGATATTGATCTGATAAACGAATTAAACATTCCGAATTTCAGATTTTCTATCAGTTGGCCACGAATTATGCCTACAGGAACTCATCCTGTAAATCAGGGAGGAATAGATTATTACAACAAAATCATAGACTCTTTACTCGCATCTGGAATAGAACCCTGGATTACACTTTATCATTGGGATTTACCTCACGATTTAGAAGTAAAAGGCGGATGGACAAATCGCGAATCGGTTTCCTGGTTTTCAGAATATGTTGCCGTTTGTGCCCAATATTTTGGAGATCGCGTCAAAAACTGGATGGTCATAAATGAACCTTCCGTTTTTACCGGAGCAGGATATTTTCTGGGCATTCACGCTCCAGGAAAAAAAGGAATTACCAATTATCTTAAAGCCATGCATCATGTAACTTTAGCTACAGCTGCCGGTGCAAAAAAATTAAGAAACCTAATTCCGGACGCTAATATTGGCACTACTTTTTCGTGTACACATATTGAACCTTTTTCTCAATCTCCAAAAGATATAGAAGCTGCAAAACGTGTAGATACTTTACTGAACAGAACTTTTATAGAGCCAATTTTAGGATTGGGTTATCCACAAGCAGATTTGCCGGTTCTTAAAAAACTGAATAATTATATTCTTGAAGATGACTTAAACAATCTAGCTTTTGAGTTTGATTTCATTGGACTTCAATGTTATACAAGAGAAGTTGTAAAATCGTCCCTATTAATTCCGTATATTGGTGCTGAATTAATTAGTGCCGAAAAAAGAAATGTTATTGCCACAGATATGGGTTGGGAAGTTTATCCTCCGGCACTTTATCACGTTCTTAAAAAATTCAATAGTTACAATATCAAGAAAATTATAATTACCGAAAATGGTGCTGCTTTCCCGGACATTCTTAAAAACGGAAAAGTCTATGATATCAAGCGCACACATTATATACAAGATCATTTAGAACAGATTTTGAAAGCCAAAAAAGACGGTTATAATGTTGATGGTTATTTTGTTTGGAGTCTTACCGATAACTTCGAATGGGCAGAAGGTTACAATGCCAGATTCGGGCTTATTCATGTAGATTTTGACACACAACAAAGAACTATTAAACATTCGGGATTATGGTTCCGTGATTTTTTATCCTAA
- a CDS encoding 5'(3')-deoxyribonucleotidase, with product MKKKTIAVDMDGVLADIEAHLIEYYNEANGTTLTRESIQGLSEEDAFVERDLLRGILNKENFFRNLPVMDDAVESLRQLQENFEIFIVSAATEFPVSLAEKIFWLEEHFPFIKWENIILCGSKRIINTDFMIDDHPKNLDHCMGKPIMFTAFHNVNKTHHLRVNNWKEVVAVLNETLN from the coding sequence ATGAAAAAGAAAACTATTGCCGTCGATATGGATGGCGTGCTTGCCGATATCGAGGCACATTTAATTGAGTATTATAATGAAGCTAATGGAACAACATTAACGAGAGAAAGTATTCAGGGTTTGAGTGAAGAAGATGCTTTTGTAGAAAGAGATCTTTTGAGAGGAATTTTAAATAAAGAGAATTTCTTTAGAAACTTACCTGTAATGGACGATGCTGTCGAAAGTTTGCGTCAATTGCAGGAAAACTTCGAAATATTTATAGTTTCTGCCGCTACGGAATTTCCGGTTTCGCTTGCCGAAAAAATCTTTTGGCTTGAGGAACATTTTCCGTTTATTAAGTGGGAAAATATTATTCTTTGCGGAAGTAAAAGAATTATCAATACAGATTTTATGATTGATGATCATCCTAAAAATCTGGATCATTGCATGGGTAAACCTATTATGTTTACAGCGTTTCATAATGTAAATAAAACGCATCACTTACGTGTAAATAACTGGAAAGAAGTTGTTGCAGTTTTGAATGAAACATTGAATTAG
- a CDS encoding DeoR/GlpR family DNA-binding transcription regulator, with product MKKEERQKVILEYLSKEHRLTLLELSGYLNVSEDTIRRDVKELSDQGLLKAVRGGAVAPSPIPLHYRSREKHDVENKKIIAEKAISYLKDGQVVFIDGGTTSLALVASFPYDLKITVITNSFPVAALIEDLPNIDLIFAGGKMCKTSFTTASIETIDFFRNFRADICILGVCSIHHERGLTGVIHEDSQIKKTMIQNSNYVIALSSIEKVDTAESYFIGPISNIDVLVTNASPEEEILKPYKDSGVTIV from the coding sequence ATGAAAAAAGAAGAGCGTCAAAAAGTAATTTTAGAATACTTATCAAAAGAGCATCGCTTAACATTACTCGAACTTAGCGGATACTTAAATGTCTCTGAAGACACGATAAGACGAGACGTAAAAGAACTCTCAGATCAGGGATTATTAAAAGCAGTTCGCGGAGGCGCAGTCGCTCCTTCTCCAATTCCGTTGCATTATAGAAGCAGAGAAAAACACGACGTCGAAAATAAAAAGATCATTGCCGAAAAAGCAATCTCTTACTTAAAAGACGGTCAGGTTGTGTTTATTGATGGCGGAACAACTTCTTTGGCTTTAGTGGCAAGTTTTCCCTATGATTTAAAAATAACCGTTATTACAAACAGTTTTCCCGTTGCGGCATTAATCGAAGATTTACCTAATATTGATCTGATTTTTGCAGGCGGAAAAATGTGCAAAACATCCTTTACCACGGCTAGTATCGAAACTATAGATTTCTTCCGTAATTTTAGAGCCGATATTTGTATTCTGGGCGTTTGTAGTATACATCACGAACGCGGACTTACGGGCGTTATACATGAAGATTCTCAGATTAAAAAGACCATGATTCAAAATTCTAATTATGTGATAGCATTGAGTTCTATAGAAAAAGTAGATACCGCCGAATCTTATTTTATTGGTCCAATCAGCAATATTGATGTTCTGGTAACAAATGCTTCTCCGGAAGAAGAAATTTTAAAACCATACAAAGATTCTGGTGTCACAATTGTTTAA
- a CDS encoding ATP-binding protein, giving the protein MACIQQVNGDYYGSKETVTEALPYVKNNLIYIAAINNRLGIADKELSLYDDAIHNYKKASNELIDPMEKQRPLGNIAAVYIQQKKYDNAIALLESLLSKKLLTKAQSVIKAVYIDNLGYAYFKKGMDEKGFGLMKDALHTRIEFKDTYGSIESYLHLADYYAKKDIPKSDENALAAYNISTKLNSVDERLEALQILISNNHKNQASKYVQKYFTLNDSIIKVRNNFKNKFAKIKYDAKKEKDENAKLRLEKAENELSLQKATYLRIVFVIIFIFLVILIAILIRYYKNKNKAIEFKTSYNTEARIAKQIHDELANDVYHVIAFAESQTLSQENTKENLLQKLDDIYGRVRGISKENNKIDTGINFTSTIKEMLSTYNTSERNIMITNLDDINWEIIDDVKKVTISRILQELMVNMKKHSMAKLVVIKFENDQKSILISYTDNGKGSEKTKMVKNGLKNMESRIHAVKGTIDFETEPDKGFRAKISIPK; this is encoded by the coding sequence ATGGCATGTATTCAGCAAGTCAATGGAGATTACTACGGCAGCAAGGAGACTGTAACAGAAGCATTACCTTACGTTAAGAATAACCTTATTTATATCGCCGCTATAAACAATAGATTAGGTATAGCGGACAAAGAACTCTCTCTTTATGATGATGCTATTCATAACTACAAAAAAGCATCAAATGAATTAATAGATCCTATGGAGAAGCAACGTCCCTTAGGTAATATTGCAGCTGTTTATATCCAACAAAAGAAATATGATAATGCAATCGCTCTTTTAGAATCTCTTTTAAGCAAAAAATTATTAACTAAAGCTCAATCAGTCATCAAAGCTGTATACATAGACAACTTGGGTTATGCTTATTTTAAGAAAGGAATGGATGAAAAAGGATTCGGTTTAATGAAGGATGCGCTCCACACCAGAATTGAATTTAAGGATACTTATGGAAGTATTGAAAGCTACTTGCATCTTGCCGATTATTATGCTAAAAAAGATATTCCTAAATCAGATGAAAATGCTCTCGCCGCTTACAATATATCTACAAAACTAAATAGTGTTGATGAAAGATTAGAAGCGCTGCAAATTTTAATCTCTAATAACCATAAAAACCAAGCAAGCAAATATGTGCAAAAGTATTTTACATTAAACGACAGCATTATTAAAGTTAGAAATAATTTTAAAAATAAGTTTGCCAAAATAAAATACGATGCTAAAAAAGAAAAAGACGAAAATGCAAAACTTCGTTTAGAAAAAGCCGAAAACGAATTGTCGCTTCAAAAAGCCACATATCTGAGAATTGTATTTGTTATCATTTTTATCTTTTTAGTCATTTTAATAGCTATTTTAATCCGCTATTATAAAAATAAAAACAAAGCTATAGAATTTAAGACTTCGTACAATACAGAAGCTAGGATTGCTAAACAAATCCATGATGAGTTAGCAAACGATGTATATCATGTAATTGCTTTTGCCGAATCTCAAACATTGTCTCAAGAAAACACTAAAGAGAATCTACTCCAAAAACTAGATGATATATACGGACGTGTACGAGGAATTTCAAAAGAAAATAATAAAATTGATACGGGAATAAATTTTACTTCCACCATAAAAGAAATGCTTTCGACTTACAATACCAGCGAAAGAAATATCATGATTACCAATCTCGATGATATCAACTGGGAAATTATCGATGACGTTAAAAAAGTCACTATTAGCCGAATTTTACAGGAATTAATGGTGAATATGAAAAAACACAGTATGGCAAAGCTGGTTGTTATAAAATTTGAAAATGATCAAAAATCAATCTTAATAAGCTATACTGATAACGGTAAAGGTTCCGAAAAAACCAAGATGGTAAAAAACGGTCTTAAAAACATGGAAAGCCGAATTCATGCTGTAAAAGGAACTATCGATTTTGAAACAGAACCTGACAAAGGCTTTAGAGCAAAAATATCCATTCCTAAATAA